ATTTCCAGATCCTGCGGTGCAGGAGGGCTATGCAGGACAAGGGTTAGATCCAGGTCGCAAACCCCCGGCACGGCGTTGCCTCTAGCGACGCTGCCATAAAGATAAATCCCGTCCAGCAGAAGTTCCGACCGAGTAAGCGTCATGCAAACATCCGCCAGCAAATCCTGAAACTGTGGCTGCACCTCGACATTGGGCACGGTGAGGATATATCCGTCTGCATCAATGCCACTAGGATGGAATCGTTCCATGAAGCCGTCCGTGAGTTGTATTCGGAGAGGTACTTTAACAGAGCCAATAGTGTCCGAAGATTTGAGAATCAGTCTGATTTCTACAACCTGGGCGAGCACTGCTATTTGGGGCCGGCTTGAGTCCCTGGTTTCGCAAGTTGGCGCAGCAGGACTCATGTTGCAGACGGATTAATCCCGTGGTTTCGCACTAGCGACGATAGTAGCGGTGATCGTCCTCATAGCGGTGCCGCATGGCCCGATCCTGTTGGCGCTCCCAATCGCGATGGCGTTCGGCTTCTCGGCGGGCTTGCACCTACCGAGCAGGTGCCAATCACGCGGCACCCGAATTAACTACGAAGTTGCGGTCTTTTTTTACTGAGCAGAAATGCCGGTCGCGGCGTTAACAGCGTGCATTTTCCTGTTGCGTAAATGCAGGACTTGCACGATAGCTGCGATAACGGATACCGCTCCTGCGCTGACGGCCAATGACCAGCCCGGCATTTGCAGGAGCAATATGAAGCCCCCCGCTGCGGCACCCAAGGCGCTACCCAGATAGAGCGCCGACTCATTCAGAGCCACTGCAAGATTTCCATCACCTTTATGATCACGTGCAGCGATCAATTCATTGTTTTGAGGCACCTGCAGCGCCCAGCCCACGGCACCCCACAAGGCAATCGGGAGCATTGCAAGCCAGGGCGTTACTGCCGCCGCGGCCGGTAGCGCAAACAACGAAACGCTGAGGATTATCAAGATCAGAAATGTGAGCGTCGGCCCCTTTATGCGATCCACAAGAGGCCCTACCAGGAAACTGCCCGCCACGCCGCCCAGACCCCAGACCCAAAGATAGGGCGCTATATTGCCTACTCCGCCATAGGCCGGGTCCGTCATCAGCGGAACCATAAAGGTGTACATACCAAGACTGGCCACGGCCGCCAGCAGCGAAACCACCAGAATGGTCAGTACGTTCCTGTCCGCCAACAGGGCAAGTTTTCGGCCCATGGGCATCGCCGGACCAGTAGGAATCGCGGGTAGCTTGAGGATCAGGCCTAACCAGGAAACCAGCCCGAGAAAAGCCACCAGCCACAGAGCCATCTGCCAGCCAAACTGCTCGGCGAGTAGCAGGCTGACAGGCACCCCAAGAACCGTTCCGCTGGCCATGCCGCCCATGATGACCGCAATGGACTTGCCTCTCAGTTCGGGTGCCGAGACTGCAGCGGATGCAGCGATGCCTGTTGCGAGATAGACGCCCGCGCCAATACCTGCCAGGGCGCGACAAACCAGTAGCACGGCAAAGTTATCTACCAAAGCGCTTGCCGCATTGGCAAGAACGAACAGGGCCAGCGCGACCAGCAAGCCGAACCGCTGTCGTTGTGCTGGTAGCAGGGCGACGAAGACAGGCGAGCCAACCCCATAAGCCAGTGTAAAAGCGGTGACCAGTTGTGCAGCTACGGCTACCTGCACGTCAAAGGCAAGCTCGATCATAGGGATCAGCCCCGCGGTCACGTAGGACGCCATCCCTAAGGCAAAGGCGCCAATAGCGATCAGGTAAACCGACCCCGGTATTGTTTTTGACATTAGTTAGTTACTCCTTGTGCGAAGCGCAGAGGGCATTAAAACTGGCACCCCCCCAGACTTCATCAGATCACCAGATTTACGTCGTACTCAGTGAACCACGCGGTCGTCTTGGTGTTGGGACATGTCAAGGTAATCATTACTGCACCAAGCTCTACGACTTCGCTGTCATCGTTATCAGCGAGATGAGCCATGGGATAACGGGCACAAATGCTGTTTAGAGTTGTGAAGTGCCGATATTGCCCTGAGGTGTGCTGCGCTTCGAGCTTATCTTGCAAAAGTGCCTGATACATTTTTTCTACTCC
The window above is part of the Pseudomonas sp. B21-048 genome. Proteins encoded here:
- a CDS encoding MFS transporter translates to MSKTIPGSVYLIAIGAFALGMASYVTAGLIPMIELAFDVQVAVAAQLVTAFTLAYGVGSPVFVALLPAQRQRFGLLVALALFVLANAASALVDNFAVLLVCRALAGIGAGVYLATGIAASAAVSAPELRGKSIAVIMGGMASGTVLGVPVSLLLAEQFGWQMALWLVAFLGLVSWLGLILKLPAIPTGPAMPMGRKLALLADRNVLTILVVSLLAAVASLGMYTFMVPLMTDPAYGGVGNIAPYLWVWGLGGVAGSFLVGPLVDRIKGPTLTFLILIILSVSLFALPAAAAVTPWLAMLPIALWGAVGWALQVPQNNELIAARDHKGDGNLAVALNESALYLGSALGAAAGGFILLLQMPGWSLAVSAGAVSVIAAIVQVLHLRNRKMHAVNAATGISAQ